One genomic region from Vibrio sp. SCSIO 43137 encodes:
- a CDS encoding histidine ammonia-lyase, whose translation MKSNHAAKYGLTILAASILLGCNEGNSTTKVNVYTSVDNCSSAADVPHCHFENGVYVLKIDSSVSDAQVERVKVQINDFLSNASNDVRNLYNQKRIIIGLLEDEPDPSSGSAADAFVLKLADSMNEKSGTPKVLDAIELVYTNLSGKDETTGLTSYQKMIQLFDYYIDNNNNSAAGAELQTSYAAFKTLLVVQASGGYPEYLVHDSCNYGNGQLVPNTCSIDVDEDPDGSGKRDPIHTLSVDLNPGAMLGLTYEYMKDPSKAEIGEVKGSNNTPFSNTGTIGQGNPDALNWSNPAFKPLANYISKWLLSK comes from the coding sequence ATGAAGAGCAATCATGCTGCTAAGTACGGATTGACCATTTTAGCCGCCTCCATTCTACTAGGTTGTAATGAAGGAAATTCTACAACTAAGGTGAATGTATATACATCTGTAGATAATTGCTCAAGTGCTGCAGATGTGCCTCACTGCCATTTTGAAAACGGTGTCTATGTATTAAAAATTGATTCAAGTGTTTCTGACGCTCAAGTGGAAAGAGTAAAGGTTCAGATTAATGATTTCCTGAGTAATGCCAGCAATGATGTACGTAATCTGTACAATCAAAAGAGGATAATAATAGGGCTGCTGGAAGATGAGCCCGATCCTTCAAGTGGTAGTGCTGCAGATGCTTTTGTGCTCAAGCTGGCAGATAGTATGAATGAGAAAAGTGGTACTCCTAAGGTTCTGGACGCGATCGAATTGGTGTATACAAATCTTAGTGGAAAAGATGAAACAACGGGTTTAACTTCATACCAAAAAATGATTCAACTTTTTGATTACTATATAGATAACAACAATAACAGCGCTGCAGGAGCAGAATTGCAGACTAGCTATGCGGCATTTAAAACTTTGCTAGTCGTTCAGGCTTCTGGCGGCTACCCTGAATATCTGGTTCATGACTCCTGTAATTATGGTAATGGTCAACTTGTTCCTAATACTTGTTCGATTGACGTGGATGAAGATCCGGATGGCAGTGGCAAGCGGGATCCCATCCATACACTAAGTGTCGATCTTAATCCTGGCGCTATGTTGGGGCTAACCTATGAATATATGAAAGATCCGTCCAAGGCTGAAATTGGGGAAGTGAAAGGCTCCAATAATACGCCGTTTAGTAATACTGGTACGATTGGGCAAGGAAACCCTGATGCATTAAACTGGTCCAATCCTGCCTTTAAACCTTTAGCGAACTATATTTCTAAATGGTTGTTATCTAAATAA
- a CDS encoding regulatory protein ToxS — MRNKYILLGVILLLAMGFNRYQHSDYRTEKILTSNKWHSLTEVYISPQTVQQNNFKLGPVSKMDLNSNIKYLTNKTYIRESYIKLYNNKDEELAEINIADLGKWSSKDGYIFAEPQEYIDISSEEQKGLSKEEIEVFKKLFEMETRQIRHLDKVNRNTILLTGIDNSSRVLFAN, encoded by the coding sequence ATGAGAAATAAGTATATTTTACTTGGAGTGATACTGCTTCTGGCTATGGGCTTTAATCGATATCAGCACTCTGACTATAGAACTGAGAAAATTTTGACATCAAATAAGTGGCACTCACTGACAGAGGTCTATATATCGCCGCAAACAGTGCAACAGAATAACTTTAAGTTGGGTCCGGTATCTAAGATGGACTTAAATAGCAACATTAAGTATCTGACGAATAAGACCTATATCCGGGAGTCCTATATAAAGCTTTACAACAATAAAGATGAAGAACTGGCAGAGATTAACATTGCCGATTTAGGTAAATGGTCAAGTAAAGATGGTTACATATTTGCTGAGCCGCAAGAGTATATTGATATAAGTTCTGAAGAACAGAAGGGCTTAAGCAAAGAAGAGATAGAAGTATTCAAAAAGCTGTTTGAGATGGAAACGCGCCAGATCCGACATCTGGATAAGGTCAACCGAAACACCATTTTACTTACCGGCATTGATAATAGTTCAAGAGTGCTTTTTGCAAATTAG
- a CDS encoding winged helix-turn-helix domain-containing protein: MSEESTYLLDDRYFFDPNKRSINDKTGEEQTIWLGSNESNILLAFSKRPGELISRELLHDLVWTEKGFHVDDSSVIQAISTLRKMLNDSVKSPSFIKTIPKHGYQFIASVVEVNDKQTSEKPASADVSKVDSESDAATSNGLSSEQVSKKGSATFILAAIFTALLTFSLIFESERSPFVVLDKVEGGPVKTIKEHVLFAQDRSTVLNCVKSFMGSIDNKESLREVIINMDSRGSVLFHISDEDNAYSSTIDIIAEKGELAEECQRVWGSYEK, from the coding sequence ATGTCTGAAGAATCTACTTATCTGCTGGATGACCGCTACTTCTTTGACCCCAATAAAAGGTCTATCAATGACAAAACGGGTGAAGAGCAAACCATATGGCTGGGAAGTAATGAAAGTAATATCTTACTTGCATTCTCAAAACGCCCGGGTGAACTTATCAGCCGGGAGTTGTTGCATGACTTAGTCTGGACTGAGAAAGGCTTTCATGTTGATGATTCAAGTGTTATTCAGGCTATCTCGACATTGAGAAAGATGCTTAATGATTCTGTTAAATCGCCTTCTTTTATTAAAACTATTCCGAAACATGGCTATCAGTTTATCGCCAGTGTTGTTGAAGTTAATGATAAACAGACATCTGAGAAACCCGCTTCTGCTGACGTCAGTAAAGTAGACTCCGAATCTGATGCGGCAACATCTAACGGGCTCTCATCGGAACAAGTTTCGAAGAAAGGCTCAGCAACATTTATCTTGGCCGCCATATTTACTGCCTTACTCACCTTTTCTCTGATTTTTGAATCTGAACGCTCTCCGTTCGTGGTTCTTGATAAAGTAGAGGGGGGTCCGGTAAAGACAATTAAAGAACATGTTCTGTTTGCTCAGGATCGCAGCACTGTACTGAACTGCGTAAAGAGTTTTATGGGGAGCATAGACAATAAAGAAAGCCTGAGAGAAGTGATTATAAATATGGACTCTAGGGGTAGCGTACTGTTCCATATTTCTGATGAAGACAATGCCTATAGTTCGACCATAGATATTATCGCCGAAAAAGGGGAGTTAGCTGAGGAGTGTCAGCGGGTGTGGGGGAGTTATGAGAAATAA
- a CDS encoding porin: MDKKIIALAVAAVFATPLTFAQETGNTVYSDSGTSLKVGGRAEARLSVQDGKTEDKTRIRLNMLGKVDIQDGLYGIGFYELEYQANDESATKEDDEFDTRKAYAGIGGAFGEITYGKNDAALGVVTDFTDIMAYHGAKASYKSDIADRTDNIVSYKGAFNDLSLKASYRFADRTETGGEYDDNDKSGYSVSAIYNFSDLGLSIGAGAAKQDADTSAAEEDQYMIAISYTIGGLYLGAFYEDGEVADDDKTAYEVAAKYTMDKFVFSTSYGKQELEDDTSAEATAIDMTYFFKDNFRTYISYEFNMMDEGDKYGTTTVTKAKAEDELALGLRYDF, translated from the coding sequence ATGGACAAAAAAATCATCGCTCTAGCAGTAGCAGCTGTTTTCGCAACACCACTTACTTTTGCACAAGAAACTGGCAATACAGTTTACTCAGACAGTGGTACAAGCCTTAAAGTGGGTGGCCGTGCTGAAGCTCGCCTTTCTGTTCAGGATGGTAAAACTGAAGATAAAACCCGTATTCGTCTAAACATGCTTGGCAAGGTCGATATCCAGGATGGCCTGTATGGCATCGGTTTCTACGAGCTTGAGTATCAGGCAAACGACGAGTCAGCAACTAAGGAAGATGACGAGTTTGATACCCGTAAAGCATACGCAGGTATTGGCGGCGCATTCGGTGAAATCACTTATGGTAAAAACGACGCGGCTCTTGGTGTGGTAACTGACTTTACCGATATCATGGCTTACCACGGTGCAAAAGCGTCTTATAAGTCAGATATCGCAGACCGTACTGACAACATAGTTAGCTATAAAGGGGCATTCAATGACCTTTCCCTGAAAGCAAGCTACCGTTTCGCTGACCGTACTGAAACAGGTGGTGAGTACGACGATAACGATAAGAGTGGTTACTCTGTGTCTGCTATCTATAACTTCTCAGATCTGGGGCTGTCAATTGGTGCCGGTGCTGCCAAGCAAGACGCTGATACCAGTGCTGCAGAAGAAGATCAGTATATGATTGCTATCTCTTACACTATTGGTGGCTTGTACCTTGGTGCTTTCTATGAAGATGGTGAAGTCGCCGATGACGACAAAACTGCTTATGAAGTTGCTGCCAAATACACAATGGATAAATTTGTATTCTCTACTTCATACGGCAAGCAAGAGCTGGAAGATGACACATCTGCCGAAGCAACTGCTATCGATATGACTTATTTCTTCAAAGATAACTTCCGCACTTACATCTCTTATGAGTTCAACATGATGGATGAAGGTGACAAGTACGGTACAACAACCGTAACTAAAGCCAAAGCTGAAGATGAACTAGCTCTGGGTCTTCGTTACGACTTCTAA
- a CDS encoding PACE efflux transporter, whose protein sequence is MRTKGDRVRHAVGFEIIGLLLVVIIGSSLLGIEAQKLGVLGVSMSLLATGWNYVFNFLFDHWLLRRTGRLNKSFPERVIHACLFEGSLVVLSVPIIAWYLEMTLMNAFMMDLGLTLFYLLYTFIYNWLYDKLFPIPVTKEQT, encoded by the coding sequence ATGAGAACAAAAGGTGACAGAGTTCGCCATGCGGTTGGCTTTGAGATTATAGGATTATTACTGGTTGTAATTATAGGTAGCTCTTTACTTGGCATAGAAGCACAAAAGCTTGGTGTGCTTGGCGTTAGCATGAGCTTATTGGCAACTGGCTGGAACTATGTATTCAATTTTCTGTTTGATCACTGGTTGTTGAGACGAACCGGGCGGCTCAATAAGAGTTTTCCGGAAAGAGTTATTCATGCCTGCTTGTTTGAAGGTTCCTTGGTTGTACTGTCTGTTCCCATTATTGCCTGGTATTTGGAGATGACTCTTATGAATGCTTTTATGATGGATTTAGGCTTAACGTTATTTTATCTGTTATATACATTCATATATAACTGGCTATACGACAAGTTGTTTCCGATACCAGTAACCAAAGAGCAGACATAA
- a CDS encoding type II secretion system protein: MQKIKGFTLVELIFVIMVISIMSVMAAPRFLNIQKDARNESLSSVQSQIESQVAMTYSKLVVAGLEGRNPDRTDPVTGSGYYGDEPDYNPFKDICGKECYFIFGTPSASATTLSSLMEGIGVGEDIVFAGYHQNDWKGEGVTGTDIVGTFSFKENVILAAKPSQNKLKSEQCYIWYSGAREDRSYKIGIVSCD; this comes from the coding sequence ATGCAAAAAATAAAAGGTTTTACTTTAGTCGAGCTGATTTTTGTTATTATGGTAATAAGTATTATGTCAGTAATGGCTGCGCCGCGTTTTCTTAATATACAGAAAGATGCTAGAAACGAATCATTGAGTTCTGTACAGAGTCAAATTGAATCTCAAGTGGCTATGACCTATTCAAAACTTGTTGTTGCTGGTTTAGAAGGGCGGAACCCAGATAGAACTGACCCGGTTACAGGAAGTGGTTATTATGGTGATGAGCCTGACTACAATCCGTTCAAAGATATATGTGGAAAGGAATGTTATTTTATCTTCGGTACTCCTTCTGCTTCTGCGACAACATTATCTTCGCTAATGGAGGGTATAGGTGTAGGGGAAGATATTGTCTTCGCCGGCTATCATCAGAATGATTGGAAAGGAGAAGGAGTTACAGGAACTGATATAGTGGGAACTTTTTCATTCAAAGAAAACGTGATACTTGCAGCGAAACCAAGTCAAAACAAATTAAAATCCGAGCAATGTTATATTTGGTACTCAGGTGCTAGAGAAGATAGAAGCTACAAAATCGGCATTGTTTCATGCGATTAA
- a CDS encoding substrate-binding periplasmic protein, producing the protein MIKHTLYLINLHHMLKTFSTSLILFFLWFISIPVASHDLRIISEDFPPISYMNNGKVNGIGIDIAHNLLKSIDASYGNIELYPWSRAFYVVSKNRNTLITSMARTSDREHLFKWVGPILDRKIWLYKHNADKEVIIKKLSDAKRFITSAMRSSASDIQLQNAGFEEGNNLELVTQEIQQIKMLISKRVKLIAMNELTFKWYTKNHFHNIPNNLITPSFLLSNDIKYYIAFNINTSDEVISKLQNELDKMKKDGRLEKIIALHVK; encoded by the coding sequence ATGATAAAACATACTCTTTATTTAATAAACTTACATCATATGCTAAAAACATTTTCCACCTCCCTTATTTTATTTTTTCTTTGGTTTATCAGTATACCTGTGGCGTCACATGATCTCAGAATAATATCAGAAGATTTTCCACCAATTTCTTATATGAATAATGGCAAAGTGAATGGAATTGGAATTGATATAGCACATAACCTTCTAAAAAGTATTGATGCCTCCTATGGAAATATCGAACTATACCCATGGTCAAGGGCATTTTATGTTGTAAGTAAAAACCGCAACACGTTAATAACCTCTATGGCCAGAACTTCTGATAGAGAACATTTATTTAAATGGGTCGGCCCAATATTAGATAGAAAAATATGGTTATATAAACATAACGCAGACAAAGAAGTAATAATAAAAAAACTATCTGATGCAAAAAGATTCATTACCTCTGCAATGAGAAGTTCAGCTAGTGACATTCAGTTACAGAACGCAGGTTTCGAGGAAGGTAATAATTTAGAGTTGGTTACTCAGGAAATTCAGCAGATTAAAATGTTAATTTCGAAAAGAGTAAAGTTAATAGCGATGAATGAACTAACTTTTAAATGGTATACCAAAAACCATTTCCACAACATCCCCAATAATTTAATTACCCCTTCCTTTTTGCTATCTAATGATATTAAATATTATATCGCATTTAACATTAACACTTCAGATGAAGTTATTTCCAAACTACAAAATGAACTAGATAAGATGAAAAAAGATGGAAGACTTGAAAAAATAATTGCACTCCATGTAAAATAA
- a CDS encoding methyl-accepting chemotaxis protein: protein MFFKDLSVVKKIGFSYLLVFTVFAVISLMLVLGLTSLNNSIATLTNKSLPSVAILKGIQVDITKVRKDEFSLLPNADNPKIADWLKDLDQWRADVQSGIIAYEALDLSQEEQQEFRVFKDVWNQYINETRSYNQLLVNGDSGRANQVVLSSFPTYSKALTSLDRTLEHNDELVNHIGNDVRSEASKTQYSAGFGSLVVIIVILVSSIVLSRAICQPINRALNFASMIAKGHLNNTIEESELTKDELGTLLSELVDMQGKLHSLVSEINDSTIQLTAAVEEVSAISSQTASGMQSQQQELTSVASAMTEMQAAVSEVAQNTEVGATSAYSATEVAKQGTETLQQTVTVIDQVSLTIKNSDELAQELEASSENINVVVDVIQGIAEQTNLLALNAAIEAARAGDQGRGFAVVADEVRSLAQRTQESTSQIVEIVDLLQSNTKKMSESSRNCQEGISQCIEQVSAAGNQINEIEHSVDNIAQMSAQIATACSEQNSVSEELNRSVEHINSASTEMAEGTSQTAVACNQISNLAHNLKMRMEMFKL from the coding sequence ATGTTTTTTAAAGATTTGAGTGTTGTTAAGAAGATTGGTTTTAGTTACTTACTCGTATTTACTGTATTTGCAGTAATCTCTTTGATGTTGGTGTTGGGCTTAACTTCTTTAAATAACAGTATCGCGACGTTAACCAATAAAAGCTTGCCTTCAGTAGCGATACTTAAAGGTATTCAGGTTGATATCACGAAAGTTAGAAAGGATGAGTTCTCTTTACTTCCCAATGCTGATAACCCCAAAATTGCTGATTGGTTAAAAGATTTGGATCAATGGAGGGCGGATGTTCAGAGTGGCATCATAGCTTATGAAGCGTTAGATCTAAGCCAAGAGGAGCAACAAGAGTTTCGTGTTTTTAAAGATGTTTGGAATCAATACATCAATGAAACTCGGTCTTATAATCAGTTACTTGTAAATGGCGACTCAGGCCGAGCGAATCAGGTTGTTCTATCAAGTTTTCCCACATATTCAAAAGCGTTAACCAGTTTAGATAGGACATTAGAGCATAATGATGAGTTGGTGAATCACATTGGAAATGATGTTCGAAGCGAGGCATCGAAAACGCAATACAGCGCTGGTTTTGGCTCTTTAGTTGTAATTATTGTTATCTTGGTTTCGTCAATAGTGCTATCGAGAGCAATTTGTCAGCCTATAAACAGAGCTCTTAATTTTGCATCGATGATAGCCAAAGGGCACTTGAATAACACAATTGAAGAAAGTGAACTGACTAAAGATGAGTTAGGAACGTTACTTAGTGAGCTAGTTGATATGCAGGGTAAATTGCATTCTTTGGTCTCCGAAATTAATGACTCTACCATTCAACTTACCGCTGCCGTTGAAGAGGTTAGTGCGATTTCATCTCAAACTGCATCGGGGATGCAGAGTCAGCAACAAGAGCTTACTTCTGTGGCCTCAGCAATGACCGAAATGCAAGCTGCTGTTAGTGAAGTGGCTCAAAATACAGAAGTAGGGGCGACGTCCGCCTATTCAGCAACAGAAGTGGCTAAACAAGGAACTGAAACACTTCAACAAACCGTTACTGTCATTGATCAGGTGTCGTTGACCATCAAAAATTCAGATGAGTTAGCTCAAGAGCTTGAAGCGAGTTCTGAAAATATTAATGTTGTTGTCGATGTCATACAAGGGATCGCAGAACAAACTAATCTTCTAGCGTTAAATGCTGCCATTGAAGCTGCACGTGCTGGAGATCAAGGGCGTGGATTTGCTGTGGTTGCTGATGAAGTGAGGTCACTGGCTCAAAGGACTCAGGAGTCAACATCTCAAATTGTAGAGATTGTGGATTTACTTCAGAGTAATACTAAAAAAATGAGTGAATCGAGTCGCAATTGTCAAGAAGGGATTTCGCAGTGTATTGAACAGGTGAGTGCTGCAGGTAATCAAATCAATGAAATAGAACACTCAGTAGATAACATTGCACAAATGAGTGCTCAGATAGCAACGGCCTGTAGTGAACAAAACTCAGTATCGGAAGAGCTGAATCGAAGTGTTGAACATATCAACTCTGCATCGACTGAAATGGCTGAAGGGACTTCACAGACCGCTGTAGCTTGTAATCAAATAAGTAACTTAGCACATAATTTGAAAATGAGGATGGAAATGTTCAAATTATGA
- a CDS encoding substrate-binding periplasmic protein: MRCMILKSMLFMLMAPSALCAESLTLATVEWPPFYGHNLHQKGYVYAVSKEAFRRAGYDITVVFLPWKRALELTRMGKYDGLLGVYYTESRVSDFVFSDTILKTREVFYFRSSKHNNYQSLQDLRGKVIGGLRGTAPLEDLKDYKLDIIINDITDEERGILQLHAKRIDLMLINIERFNYLMASSPSILAIKDNLKLSQLDFDTYSLHCAILRLKENSKSIIKRYNKELKK, from the coding sequence ATGCGGTGTATGATATTAAAATCTATGCTTTTTATGCTAATGGCTCCTTCTGCATTATGTGCTGAATCCTTAACTCTGGCAACCGTCGAATGGCCTCCTTTTTATGGGCATAACCTCCATCAAAAAGGGTATGTATATGCTGTTAGCAAAGAAGCCTTTAGAAGAGCTGGTTATGATATTACTGTCGTCTTTTTACCATGGAAAAGAGCTTTAGAACTAACTCGAATGGGCAAATATGATGGATTACTTGGCGTATACTATACCGAATCAAGAGTCTCTGATTTCGTTTTTTCTGACACAATTCTAAAGACAAGAGAGGTTTTCTATTTTCGTTCTAGTAAACACAATAACTACCAGTCATTACAAGATTTAAGAGGCAAAGTTATAGGTGGATTAAGAGGAACTGCGCCGCTAGAAGACTTAAAAGACTACAAACTAGATATCATAATCAATGACATTACAGATGAAGAGAGAGGCATTTTACAACTGCATGCAAAAAGAATAGATTTAATGCTAATTAATATCGAACGTTTTAACTACTTGATGGCAAGTTCACCTTCTATTCTAGCCATCAAAGATAATTTAAAATTATCACAACTAGATTTTGATACATATTCGTTACACTGTGCAATATTAAGGTTAAAGGAAAACAGCAAATCAATTATAAAGAGATATAACAAAGAGCTAAAAAAGTAA
- a CDS encoding GGDEF domain-containing protein, translating into MIYFDAPMIEYGIIVSAIIPALISYPSFLLVWSLILRLYEAERKMADKANHDPLTLLPNRRCFDVFIDELLKEHHNKKISGTLFLVDIDNFKLYNDFYGHQQGDVCLQVVSQVLQRELKGLSGMIARYGGEEFIILMLNTSIEDSHRLGSRLCKAISEENISHKSNSPIKCVTVSVGGAYCNDLIREKYIDGLLSLADKHLYDSKSKGRNRFIM; encoded by the coding sequence ATGATTTACTTTGATGCTCCAATGATTGAGTACGGAATTATTGTATCGGCAATAATTCCTGCTTTGATTTCCTATCCTTCATTTTTACTTGTTTGGAGTTTGATTTTACGTTTGTATGAAGCTGAACGAAAAATGGCTGATAAAGCGAATCATGATCCATTAACACTGCTACCGAATAGGCGCTGCTTTGATGTATTTATAGACGAACTGTTAAAAGAACATCATAACAAAAAAATAAGCGGTACGCTTTTTTTAGTTGATATTGATAATTTTAAGTTATACAACGACTTTTATGGCCACCAACAAGGGGATGTTTGCTTACAAGTTGTTTCTCAGGTATTACAACGCGAATTAAAAGGACTTTCTGGTATGATTGCCCGATATGGTGGCGAAGAATTTATTATTTTAATGTTAAACACATCTATAGAAGACTCTCACAGATTAGGCTCTAGGTTATGTAAAGCAATATCAGAAGAGAATATTTCTCACAAAAGCAACTCTCCGATAAAATGCGTAACAGTCAGTGTTGGTGGAGCATACTGCAATGATCTTATTAGAGAAAAATATATTGATGGTTTACTCTCTCTAGCTGACAAACATTTATATGACTCTAAGTCTAAAGGCAGAAATAGATTTATTATGTAG
- a CDS encoding IS30 family transposase, which produces MKRAKRTFTQEEKDLVFNLWKQGTGYSDIGRILNAAPGTVFTALRETGGIKPNTRKRNKQHLTLEEREEIRVALSAKMSLRAIARMLNRSPSTISREVARNRGRRYYKAVNADNRAKRMAKRPKLGALERNTELRGIVVSKLELKWSPEQISGWLRVQYPRRKSMQISHETIYKSMYIRAKSIIHHSFTQHLRRGRPMRHSRHHRRSGDRSFTSIVNGVSIHERSKNIENRKSVGHWEGDLVSGSKNTHIATLVDRKSRFTIILKLAGKDAESVHTALLTVFKKMPAEYRKSLTWDRGMELAKHADLTKEIGIPVYFCDPQCPWQRGTNENTNSLIRQYFPKKTNLSLHSQETLNKVACQLNERPRKTLKFKTPSHMIEKGVAMIP; this is translated from the coding sequence ATGAAACGAGCAAAACGTACGTTTACTCAAGAAGAGAAAGATCTCGTATTTAATTTATGGAAACAAGGTACTGGATATAGCGATATTGGCCGAATATTAAACGCAGCACCAGGTACTGTATTTACAGCATTACGTGAAACTGGGGGCATCAAACCCAATACACGAAAAAGGAACAAGCAACACTTAACTCTGGAAGAACGAGAGGAAATCAGAGTTGCTCTATCTGCCAAAATGTCGCTACGAGCTATTGCTCGCATGCTAAACCGCTCTCCTTCAACAATTTCGAGAGAGGTTGCACGCAACCGAGGTCGTCGTTATTACAAAGCTGTTAATGCAGACAACCGAGCAAAACGTATGGCTAAACGTCCAAAGCTTGGAGCTTTAGAACGCAACACTGAACTCAGAGGGATTGTCGTATCAAAACTTGAACTGAAGTGGTCTCCCGAACAAATATCAGGTTGGTTGAGAGTTCAATATCCACGTAGAAAAAGCATGCAGATATCACATGAAACCATTTATAAATCAATGTATATCCGAGCCAAAAGTATTATTCATCACTCCTTCACTCAGCATCTACGCAGAGGTAGGCCGATGCGTCACAGCCGACATCATCGACGAAGCGGTGATAGAAGTTTCACGAGCATTGTGAACGGTGTGTCCATACATGAACGTTCCAAGAACATTGAGAATCGTAAGTCAGTAGGTCACTGGGAAGGTGATCTTGTATCAGGTTCAAAGAATACACATATCGCCACTCTTGTAGATAGAAAATCTCGCTTCACAATCATCCTCAAACTTGCAGGAAAAGACGCCGAGTCAGTCCATACAGCGTTATTAACTGTATTTAAAAAAATGCCTGCTGAATATCGAAAGTCATTAACTTGGGATAGAGGGATGGAACTAGCTAAACACGCTGATCTGACAAAGGAAATAGGTATCCCCGTTTATTTTTGTGACCCTCAATGCCCATGGCAAAGAGGAACGAATGAGAATACTAATAGCCTGATTAGACAGTACTTCCCTAAAAAAACTAATTTATCGCTGCACTCGCAGGAAACCCTTAATAAGGTGGCATGTCAATTAAATGAACGCCCGCGGAAAACATTGAAATTTAAAACACCATCGCACATGATTGAAAAAGGTGTTGCTATGATCCCTTGA